CGACGGTGCCCACCATCGGCTTCTGTGGCAAAACTAGGGCAAGAAAACCGCGTTTCAACCTTGATCGGGGAACAGAAATATCCTTGCCGGAGACAAGTGAGCTGAGACCCCGAAGGGCTGTGGGCGTCTGAGCGCATCGCGACTTCGCGATGTTTCCCGTTATTTTTCACGGAACGAACGAAGAGAGCATATTCGCTTGAAGGCCGCGCGGATCACGGGATTTCATGTTAGATTTGCCAGCCATCGCAACGGATGGAGGGAGATGACAATGTTGGAAACGGACAAGGTATTCTCCGGCTCTATCCCGGAAAACTACGATAGCCACATGGTGCCGATGATTTTCGAGCCATATGCCACCGATCTTGTACGACGCGCCATGCTGTTTTCGCCTCGCGCCGTCCTGGAAGTCGCCGCTGGAACCGGGGTCGTCACCCGCGCACTGGCGCCGAAGCTGCCACCCGACGCAACCTATGTCGCTACCGATCTCAACCCCGCAATGCTGGACTACGCCCGCTCGCGACAGCCTGCGGATGGCCGCATACAGTGGCGGCAGGCCGACGCCATGGCGCTGCCGTTCGAAGATGCGGCCTTCGATCTCGTCTGCTGTCAGTTCGGTGCGATGTTCTTTCCCGATCGTCCGGCTGCCTATCGCGAGGCGAGGCGGGTGTTGAGGCCCGGAGGGCATTTTCTCTTCAACGTATGGGACAGTCTCGAAGAAAATATCTTTGCGGGCGATGTGACGAAGGCTCTTGCCGGCCTGTTCCCGGACGATCCGCCGCGCTTCATGGCAC
This genomic stretch from Pararhizobium capsulatum DSM 1112 harbors:
- a CDS encoding class I SAM-dependent methyltransferase, which gives rise to MLETDKVFSGSIPENYDSHMVPMIFEPYATDLVRRAMLFSPRAVLEVAAGTGVVTRALAPKLPPDATYVATDLNPAMLDYARSRQPADGRIQWRQADAMALPFEDAAFDLVCCQFGAMFFPDRPAAYREARRVLRPGGHFLFNVWDSLEENIFAGDVTKALAGLFPDDPPRFMARTPHGYYDKELIRSDLERAGFSHVEIETKADQSRAPSAHNAAVAYCQGTPVRGEIEARAPEGLTAATDVAASALEAKYGSGEIAAKIQAHIIVAVA